A stretch of Flavobacteriales bacterium DNA encodes these proteins:
- a CDS encoding ABC transporter ATP-binding protein — protein sequence MIIAENIRKKYGELEVLKGVSLQINEGEIVSIVGASGAGKSTLLHIIGTLDKPDSGTLSIKGIEAGKLKDKKLSDFRNRAIGFVFQFHHLLPEFTALENVCIPAFIAGKSQAEAEMKATELLGFLGLAERIHHKPSELSGGEQQRVAVARALVNQPAVVLADEPSGNLDSQSAKELHQMFFDLRDKFNQTFVIVTHNEELANMADRKLEMKDGQII from the coding sequence ATGATCATCGCGGAAAACATCCGAAAAAAATATGGCGAACTGGAAGTTCTGAAAGGCGTAAGTCTTCAGATAAACGAAGGTGAGATCGTAAGCATTGTAGGAGCTTCAGGCGCGGGAAAATCAACGCTACTTCATATAATCGGCACGTTAGACAAACCTGATTCTGGAACCCTTTCGATAAAAGGAATTGAGGCTGGAAAACTGAAGGATAAGAAGTTGTCAGATTTCCGAAATCGCGCCATCGGTTTTGTCTTTCAGTTCCATCATCTGTTGCCAGAGTTCACTGCGTTGGAAAACGTTTGTATTCCAGCCTTCATTGCTGGCAAAAGCCAAGCAGAGGCTGAAATGAAAGCCACCGAACTTCTTGGTTTTCTGGGTTTGGCGGAGCGTATACACCACAAGCCTTCTGAGCTTTCTGGTGGAGAACAACAACGGGTTGCTGTGGCGCGCGCATTGGTCAACCAACCAGCGGTTGTTCTGGCAGATGAGCCATCCGGAAACCTCGACAGTCAATCAGCAAAGGAACTGCATCAGATGTTCTTTGACCTGCGTGATAAGTTCAATCAGACCTTCGTGATTGTAACACATAATGAAGAATTGGCCAATATGGCCGACCGTAAATTGGAAATGAAGGATGGACAGATCATTTAG
- a CDS encoding alpha/beta hydrolase → MFKKIILIFGLFVVTAIAALVIYVHASAVKFTPEQEQRLEAAIKLPIQPHTGIEGYAHNGDTKIWYDVQTPSDSIRGTVVLIMGLAADALAWPTFFNHGLLAKGYQVIRLDNRGVGMSAWDDFDPEHPYSLSDMSDDVLAVMDALEIEKAHICGVSLGGMIGQTLCIEHPERAISLTSMMSTPWIMDPELPELKTDCFKEIGINMMVYGLSDNELDALKMSCATLTILAASEQYDLDIERIAQATLYNLRSRKGYNRSSSRQQSAAIERSGSRINALKSLSTPTLVIHGKSDPLIPFEHGVKTAELIPNAETLWVDGLGHMIPEVYSDTIVSKMVSFYESLSN, encoded by the coding sequence ATGTTTAAGAAAATCATTCTCATTTTCGGTCTGTTTGTAGTCACGGCTATTGCAGCATTGGTTATTTACGTTCACGCTTCGGCCGTTAAGTTCACGCCTGAGCAAGAGCAGCGATTGGAAGCTGCGATCAAATTGCCGATTCAACCGCATACTGGAATTGAAGGATACGCTCACAACGGTGACACCAAAATCTGGTATGATGTTCAAACGCCTTCAGATTCCATCCGAGGAACCGTTGTTCTTATCATGGGACTTGCGGCTGATGCGTTGGCTTGGCCAACGTTTTTCAACCATGGACTTCTTGCCAAGGGCTACCAAGTAATCCGCTTGGATAACCGAGGCGTTGGCATGTCGGCTTGGGATGATTTCGATCCAGAACATCCGTATTCACTTTCCGATATGTCGGATGATGTGCTGGCGGTGATGGACGCGCTTGAAATTGAAAAGGCGCACATCTGTGGCGTTTCGCTGGGTGGAATGATCGGGCAAACGCTTTGCATCGAGCATCCCGAAAGAGCAATCAGTCTAACCTCAATGATGTCCACTCCGTGGATCATGGATCCTGAACTTCCAGAGCTGAAAACGGATTGTTTCAAGGAGATAGGCATTAACATGATGGTTTACGGTTTGAGCGATAATGAGCTTGACGCCTTGAAGATGAGTTGTGCAACCCTCACTATTTTGGCGGCATCCGAGCAATATGACCTTGATATTGAACGAATCGCTCAAGCCACGCTGTACAATCTGCGCAGTCGGAAAGGTTACAACCGATCATCGAGCAGACAACAATCGGCAGCCATCGAACGCTCCGGTTCGCGCATCAACGCACTGAAAAGTCTTTCTACCCCAACATTGGTTATCCACGGAAAATCAGATCCTCTCATTCCATTTGAACACGGGGTGAAAACAGCCGAACTGATTCCGAATGCAGAAACCCTTTGGGTTGATGGATTGGGACATATGATTCCCGAAGTTTACTCGGATACGATCGTATCGAAAATGGTCTCGTTCTACGAAAGCTTGTCCAACTAA
- a CDS encoding ribonuclease HII → MLIHTFQTELLEAGCDEAGRGCLAGPVVAAAVILDPNNPIEGLDDSKKINEKTRELLRSEIEAKALAWAVGIVTNVEIDEINILKGSFVAMHRALDQLKTKPQLIIVDGNRFIPYKKIPHETIVKGDGKYQNIAAASILAKTHRDEIMRQLHLQYPHFGWDRNKGYPTKEHRLGIRKHGPTEWHRMSFQLLQPELPFKEI, encoded by the coding sequence ATGCTCATTCACACATTTCAAACTGAACTTTTAGAAGCTGGCTGCGATGAAGCAGGACGTGGTTGCTTGGCCGGACCAGTGGTTGCCGCTGCCGTCATTCTAGATCCAAACAATCCGATTGAAGGATTGGACGACAGCAAGAAGATCAACGAAAAAACGAGGGAATTACTTCGGTCAGAAATTGAAGCAAAGGCCTTGGCCTGGGCGGTTGGAATTGTGACCAACGTAGAGATTGATGAGATCAACATTCTAAAAGGGAGTTTTGTGGCCATGCATCGCGCATTGGATCAATTGAAAACCAAACCTCAACTCATTATTGTGGACGGGAACCGATTCATCCCATATAAAAAGATACCGCACGAAACGATTGTGAAAGGCGATGGCAAATACCAGAACATCGCGGCTGCCTCCATCTTGGCAAAAACGCATCGGGATGAGATCATGCGCCAACTGCATCTTCAATATCCTCATTTTGGTTGGGATCGGAACAAAGGCTATCCGACCAAAGAGCATCGTTTAGGCATTCGAAAGCACGGCCCAACTGAATGGCACCGCATGAGTTTTCAGTTACTTCAGCCCGAATTACCCTTCAAAGAGATTTAA
- the kynU gene encoding kynureninase, translated as MQFENTKAFAQKLDESDSLKDYRNRFHHPKLNGKPATYFCGNSLGLEPKTAKEFVNQELDDWAEFAVEGHFHAKTPWFSYQDIFPEQLSKLVGALPKEVTVMNGLTVNLHLLMVSFYNPRGKRYKIICEAKAFPSDQYALESQVKHHGYEPEDAIIEIAPRKGEDLIREEDILNAISENGDEIALVMFGGVNYYTGQVFDMKTITEAGHKVGAQVGFDLAHGAGNILLQLHDWNVDFACWCSYKYLNSGPGNVSGMFVHERHCNNPELNRFAGWWGNDPDSRFKMQPGFVPAEGARGWQLSNVPVFGMAVHKSALDIHAEVGMDKLREKSLKLTGYLEFLLDDLNSKDVRIITPRDPEKRGCQISIFVDNEAKKLHQALLDENVITDYREPNVIRLAPVPLYNSFEDVWTFVDILRQHLG; from the coding sequence ATGCAGTTCGAGAACACAAAAGCATTTGCGCAAAAACTGGATGAGAGTGATTCGTTAAAGGATTACCGCAATCGTTTCCATCATCCAAAATTGAATGGAAAACCCGCCACCTATTTCTGTGGAAACTCCTTGGGTTTGGAGCCAAAAACCGCCAAGGAGTTCGTCAATCAGGAATTGGATGATTGGGCAGAATTTGCGGTGGAAGGACACTTTCACGCCAAAACGCCTTGGTTCAGTTATCAGGATATTTTCCCAGAGCAATTGAGCAAGTTGGTTGGAGCACTTCCGAAAGAAGTGACAGTGATGAACGGCTTGACGGTAAACCTTCATTTGTTGATGGTTTCGTTCTACAACCCGAGAGGGAAACGCTACAAGATCATCTGCGAAGCAAAGGCTTTTCCAAGCGATCAATACGCGTTGGAAAGTCAGGTGAAACATCACGGCTACGAGCCTGAGGATGCCATCATTGAAATTGCCCCACGAAAAGGCGAAGACCTGATTCGGGAAGAAGATATTCTGAACGCGATTTCGGAAAATGGAGATGAAATTGCCTTGGTGATGTTCGGTGGTGTGAATTACTATACTGGTCAGGTTTTCGATATGAAAACAATAACTGAAGCAGGACATAAAGTAGGCGCTCAGGTTGGTTTTGATCTTGCCCATGGAGCGGGAAATATTCTACTTCAACTGCACGATTGGAATGTTGATTTCGCCTGTTGGTGCAGCTACAAATACTTGAATTCCGGTCCTGGGAATGTTTCGGGAATGTTTGTGCACGAGCGTCATTGCAACAACCCAGAACTCAATCGTTTTGCGGGTTGGTGGGGCAACGATCCTGATTCACGATTCAAAATGCAACCCGGATTTGTTCCTGCTGAAGGCGCGCGTGGATGGCAATTGAGCAACGTTCCAGTTTTTGGAATGGCGGTACATAAATCGGCTTTGGATATTCACGCAGAAGTTGGCATGGATAAGCTTCGCGAAAAAAGCCTGAAACTGACAGGATATTTGGAGTTCCTGTTGGATGATCTGAACTCGAAAGATGTTCGCATCATCACGCCACGAGACCCCGAAAAGCGCGGTTGCCAAATTTCGATTTTTGTAGACAACGAAGCGAAGAAACTGCACCAAGCATTGCTTGATGAAAACGTAATTACCGATTACCGCGAACCGAATGTGATTCGCTTGGCTCCTGTCCCACTCTACAATTCGTTTGAAGATGTTTGGACGTTTGTTGATATTCTAAGGCAACATTTGGGTTAA
- a CDS encoding fibrobacter succinogenes major paralogous domain-containing protein yields MDNRNVLTLAAACMVVALMLSGCFKDKNATEEVCDNTCQYAYDGQCDDGGPNSLYSLCDCGTDCADCGTREVSDNDCLDGSSSSSSSSSSGGGFQNIDGYWGDPTNGVTLKLCGNNLYRLTIVEQAGGAIISDDQGTWSVSGSVLTLVDGAGNGNWLFTVQQLDLVNGMLILKDGTTTWNCMLFSDDPCLGLGSSSGGSSSGGSSSSGGSSSSSSSGGPVFGTVTDDDGNTYQTVVIGSQTWMAENMKTTRTRNGQPIPSGFGHYTAPMYPSENDVLAMTWKDNNPALKDVWGGLYNFYTANLICPNGWHLPTAQDWETLVSYLGSGDATQLEKVGAWPISTTNQTGFSAVPNGYAYNDNGSLHIYAPQNYASWWSSYVDPSSDANGFSGYNGQGQTTYNTPVYYATYFRLNGVQTVLGSQDPKGSGHPCRCVKD; encoded by the coding sequence ATGGATAATAGGAATGTTTTAACCTTAGCGGCAGCCTGCATGGTCGTTGCCTTGATGTTGTCTGGCTGTTTCAAAGACAAGAATGCCACGGAAGAAGTTTGCGATAACACTTGCCAGTACGCTTACGATGGTCAATGCGATGATGGCGGACCGAATTCTCTTTACAGCCTTTGCGATTGCGGTACAGATTGCGCTGACTGCGGCACAAGAGAAGTTTCCGATAATGATTGTTTGGACGGAAGCTCATCCAGCAGTTCTTCCTCAAGTTCAGGTGGTGGTTTTCAAAACATCGATGGGTATTGGGGAGACCCGACAAATGGAGTTACCTTGAAACTCTGTGGCAATAACCTCTACCGACTGACCATTGTGGAGCAGGCTGGGGGGGCAATTATTTCGGATGATCAAGGAACATGGTCTGTTTCGGGTTCGGTATTGACCTTGGTCGATGGTGCAGGAAATGGTAATTGGCTGTTTACGGTTCAGCAGCTCGACCTTGTAAACGGAATGCTCATTCTGAAAGACGGAACAACCACGTGGAATTGCATGCTTTTTAGCGATGACCCTTGCTTGGGCCTCGGAAGTTCGAGTGGCGGTTCAAGTTCGGGCGGAAGTTCAAGCTCAGGTGGCTCTTCCAGCTCTAGTTCTTCTGGCGGCCCGGTCTTTGGAACTGTAACAGATGATGATGGAAACACTTATCAAACAGTTGTTATTGGCAGTCAAACTTGGATGGCAGAAAACATGAAGACTACTAGAACGCGAAATGGACAGCCAATTCCATCTGGTTTCGGTCATTACACGGCTCCAATGTACCCAAGTGAAAATGATGTGCTTGCTATGACGTGGAAAGATAATAATCCCGCGCTTAAAGACGTTTGGGGTGGGCTCTACAATTTTTACACTGCCAACCTGATCTGTCCTAACGGCTGGCACCTACCAACCGCACAAGATTGGGAGACGTTAGTATCATACTTAGGTTCGGGAGATGCTACACAGCTTGAAAAAGTAGGCGCTTGGCCAATCAGTACCACAAATCAAACAGGATTCTCAGCAGTCCCTAATGGTTACGCTTATAATGATAATGGTTCGTTACACATATATGCGCCTCAGAATTATGCTTCCTGGTGGAGTAGCTATGTCGACCCGTCCTCTGATGCCAATGGATTTTCAGGTTACAATGGCCAGGGTCAGACAACATACAATACTCCAGTTTACTATGCTACATATTTTCGCCTCAATGGAGTTCAAACCGTGTTGGGAAGTCAGGATCCCAAAGGAAGTGGGCATCCTTGCCGTTGTGTAAAAGATTGA
- a CDS encoding DUF1295 domain-containing protein, with protein MSRIFVRLLANAILIWSFSCFYFFNPYYSSLLNADTKNTILVLAILLSVISLVEALFLAKQKRLNYGLKLWLSLKQLWKSSRAAIRNPKDGFKISASAKRNLLFALVKFFFTPIMIKFAVGNFNAIKFKLNFFASHEMDWFSMSFFNDHFYGLMLALLFFIDTAFFAFGYLFEASWLKNKIRSVDTSFFGWFVALACYPPFTDSFAKWAPWHTNDHAWFGSAEVTFGARILLLFLLIGYVAATVSLGTKCSNLTNRGIVTKGAYAIVRHPAYICKNLFWWIVLIPAIPHTPLAIFGMAFWTMLYFFRAITEERHLIKDPDYQAYCAKVKWRFVPGVI; from the coding sequence GTGAGTAGGATTTTCGTTAGGCTTCTTGCCAACGCCATTCTGATCTGGAGCTTCTCGTGCTTCTATTTTTTCAACCCCTATTACAGTAGTTTGCTGAATGCCGATACCAAGAACACCATCTTGGTATTGGCCATTCTGCTTTCGGTCATCAGTTTGGTGGAAGCGCTGTTTCTAGCGAAGCAGAAAAGGTTGAATTACGGTCTGAAACTATGGCTTTCGCTCAAACAGCTTTGGAAGTCGAGTAGAGCAGCTATTCGAAATCCGAAGGATGGATTTAAAATCAGTGCATCAGCTAAACGAAACCTGCTCTTCGCATTGGTAAAATTCTTCTTCACACCTATCATGATCAAGTTTGCGGTGGGCAATTTCAACGCCATCAAATTCAAGTTGAATTTCTTCGCTTCGCATGAAATGGATTGGTTTTCCATGTCGTTTTTCAACGACCATTTTTACGGGCTCATGCTTGCGCTGCTGTTCTTCATAGATACTGCGTTCTTTGCCTTCGGATATTTGTTTGAAGCGAGTTGGTTGAAGAACAAAATACGTTCTGTTGATACGTCCTTTTTCGGTTGGTTTGTCGCCTTGGCTTGTTATCCGCCATTTACCGATTCATTTGCCAAATGGGCTCCATGGCATACGAACGATCATGCTTGGTTTGGTTCTGCTGAGGTCACTTTTGGAGCAAGAATTCTACTGTTGTTTCTCTTGATAGGTTATGTGGCGGCCACCGTGTCATTGGGCACCAAATGCTCCAATCTTACCAATCGGGGAATTGTGACCAAAGGAGCGTACGCCATTGTTCGGCATCCTGCCTACATCTGCAAAAACCTATTCTGGTGGATCGTACTCATTCCAGCCATTCCGCACACGCCACTAGCCATTTTTGGCATGGCCTTTTGGACAATGCTTTACTTTTTCAGAGCAATTACCGAAGAACGACATCTGATAAAAGATCCGGATTATCAAGCGTATTGCGCTAAAGTAAAGTGGCGTTTTGTGCCAGGGGTGATATGA